DNA from Elgaria multicarinata webbii isolate HBS135686 ecotype San Diego chromosome 8, rElgMul1.1.pri, whole genome shotgun sequence:
CTTACCTTAAAGATCCCTGGATTGTTGTGGGTCCTATATTTGATGTCAAATGTGCTTCACCCTCCGTTCTTACTTCCATTCAGTTTCCACACACCCTCTGCTTGAATGGTATTGTTTATTCAGTGAATTTAAACATATTTACATATCTATGTATGGTGACATGTTTTTTTATAAAGTGTTAACGTTTATTTTGCAGACCATTTATCAGATATGGCCTTCAATGTCTTCCATTTCAAAAGTAATGGCCCCGAATTTGAACGATCTGTTGATCACTCAACCACACACATCAAATGGCATGTGAGCTCACTGTCTCCTGTTGGACCAGTAATTAAGAACTATAATCCAGTGCATTACCATGGGGTTGTTATTTTATACAAAGTTGTCCATGAACACCCTTCCTTGAAATTACGTGTGTACGTGGCTAGCAACAACAGCTCATTTATAAAGGTATGCACAACTGCTTTTTTTCCTGACAACTGTTTTGAAAAATCTAAATTTAAATTATCTTCCTTTTTCCCAGGATGTTGTTGTCCTCTGTTTCGATGCCCAATAGAGTTGCCATCACttgaaatctatctatctatctatctatctatctatctatctatctatctcatatAGTACGGTGGGTCCAATGGCATGTCAGCAGATAGAGCTTTGCCTGAGAGAAGAGTCCACAGAGATTATTGTGTTCATCAaaggcagaatctctttcagcctgagggcctaattccatttcagagaggctctTTGAGTTCCCATTATAGTGGTGAGCGGGGCCCAAGGTGAAATGACTGGGGACCAAAACACCAGcattttttagcttaaaggtcttactgccagtgatttaggcttaatctacaccaagcaggatatttcattaTGATAtttcagtatgaaagcagtatataagaggcaggagccacatgactgctttatagtggtactgaagtacactgacaactgttagggcccatgacacatactatataccactttcatactgctttcatagtgcaatatcctgcttagtgtagattatgcccaagccttaggagagatattCCAACCTTTCAAAATGGGGGAAAAGTGCTCCAAAGCCAGGAACCCACCAAACAAGTGGAGGTTgggagaaaggaggtggggccaggagaagaagcGTGCCCCCCAGGAAAACCCCGGAGGGCTGTATTGGGACCCCAGAAGAGCCACTTTTGCTTCTTAGGCCTGATGTACTGTAGCTCTGATCTAAGCTTTACATGTATTTACactgaagagtcttgtggcaccttaaagactaacattcATTCTGCCATAAGCTTTCGTGAACATTGCCCACTTTATCAGATGTCTGTATTTATAACTTTCCTGCTGCCATCTGCACATGATATTGATCAATATGATGCAGTCCAAAACTATGCCACCATCAGAAAGCAGGAATTAACCTACATGAGGAGCAGATAACTCAAGAAAGTGAGCTCAGATATAgggcaaccacacacacacacacacacacacacacatatattattGTGCATTTTTTCTTACTTTGTTGATAAACACATGCCACACAAATTCTGGGCAAGAAGATCTAGTCTGAGGCTACGTTCCTTCTTCTGTCATTCTTTTTCTCCCTGACTCTCTTCCATGCACACTTGAGACACATCTTGGCCTAATCTGTAACCAAGCaggttatgaaagtggtatatggtatgtgtcaatgggccccaacatttgtcagtgcacttcaataccactataaagcagtagtgtggctcctgccttttatatattgctttcgtagtgcaatattttgtgaactgcccagagagcttcggctattgggcggtataaaaatgtaataaataaataaataaataaatattctgcttggtgtagattaagccctagTCTGACCTATGGCTACTCCTGTGTTGCACTTGCAGGTTTTAGAACACTCCTGTAGATCTCTGTAGGTGTGCTGCCTGCTTCCCATATTCCCTGGATGGGCAAGCACAAGAGCAGCCACATGGGCACTGGTTTGGTGGCGGCAGTGGCAAAGTGGGCTTGAGGGAGTGTGTTTCCACCTTGCAGCCCACCTTTCTTTGCAACAGCCCACAACAACAATTAGAATGGGCAAGCCAGCCAGTCAACCAGCTAGCCGGTAAGGTTTGTCCTTGCTGTCCTTGTCCTACTCTAATGGGGATACTTGGTTAACCAAGTCCAGGCATGGCAGCTAAACTAAATTTATGTAGGCCAGTGCCActcatactattattattattatttatttatatagcaccatcaatgtacatggtgctgtacagattacacagtaaatagcaagaccctacctaCTTTTAAGCCTCTTGCATCCCAAAATCTATGCATGCATACAAGGCATGTGTGGACAAATGAAGTATTCTAACACAATGAGGGGGGAAACAAGAACAGGGAAAGAAAACTGACTTTCCCCTCTCTTCAAAATCTGGCTAGGAGATAGGTTTTTTCCAGTGGCTTTGCAACTGTAGTGCCTGCAGCCTGGACACCTACAAGGGATCCATGAATgaagggtgactgtatggaaagggggacagggctcctgcatctttaacagttgcatagaaaagggaatttcagcaggtgccatttgtatgcatgcagcacctggtgaaattccttcttcatcacaacaattaaagctgcaggagccctgccctcttttgtatctggtcactctagtatagcccctgcagctttaagtgttatgatgaggaaatttcataggtgcatagaaatgacacctgctgaaattcccttttctatacaactgttaaagatacaggagtcctgtcttcctttccatatgtcaCCCTACATGAACTACTATTTTTGAATCCGTGAATTCCATGCACTACTGTTTTTGAATAATTGGTTAGCATACCGATCTTCAGCATATTTACTTGGCAGCCTTGATTTCAGTAGAACATACATGTTCATACATTTGTTTAGGATCAGGGCCTTGTGGAACAATCCTCCTGCCACTGCCTCAACCCATTTCAGCTGTTACAGTGAAGCATCAATTTGATCCCTACATATTGTGTAGCAGAAATTGCTAGACCAGTTATTCCAGTAATCaatgttctagtaaaaaacattTAATGATTAAATTTTGGAGGCTGAACAGGGAGTGAAGAGGACAGAGAAAGGGATGAACCCAATTTCTCAGTAGATTTAATATGTTTGATATTAAGTAAATCTCAAACACATTTAAGTACAGTTCTTTAATTTCTTGAGTTGGACAATCACAATTAAAGgtgatttcttttaattttaggATGTGTCAAAAACTGTAAGACGTTCTattaataaattcataaaaattGAGAAACCCCCTTGTCATAAATTACTCCAAGGTGGAAAGAAATACAAATTAATGAGTGACCCAGAAGCTGAAATAACCCCTGAGGTATGTTCTTCTTTCTACTGTAATTGGCCTGTCAACATATATACCATTTTGTGAGGAATGATAATTTTATCATTTGCACTCATGATTTTAGGATAGATAGTATTGTAATAGACCTCTGacatttaaaaatcattaatatgcagtaaaatgctttatgaaatcaTAAAAACTTAGTTAAGAAAGCAAATTATTTGTTTTGATACTTGAAATGTACATTTAATACTTTGGTATCAACTTTTTAGGAAATTCAGTTTGATGATGACTCTACCCTACCAGAGAAACCTTTCTTCGAGGTATTTTTGGAACAGCCAATGGAACTGACATTATCTCTGATGGACTTGGAGTCTGAAGAAACTGTGTGGAAAGCAAAGCTACGAGAAAGTAAGGGCTCATTAGGCACAAGTCAGTGCATAGTACAGTGCATGATTTAATTGAGACTTAAGTAAAATGATTCAGTAACAAACTATGGTCAATAAATTTTGCCACAATCCAGCTGTGCCTGTGCCTATTTTCTATATAccccaagttgttgttgttgttgaaaaggtGTTCCCGAAGCATCTAAAGAATTAAAAGCTGCTTCTCTGAGATTAAAATGTGGTTTTGGGATTCAGGGCAGATTTAAGGAAAATTCAGGCAAAAATGAGAAGCTAAACTGCTCTTGATACAATCTCCTGTCTTACACTTTATAACCAAACTGCTGTTCGAATACAAGGAAACTTTAGAGAATAGCTTTGGAAGGTTGGTTTTGTGGGCGCAGCTGAAGTTAGAAGGTTGTTCCTGCCTCTCCAAAGCCTAATGCAAAGTGAAAGAGACATATTCTGCCCATCCACCAAATTCTCTTCCTGTCCACCAAGTTCTCTGCATCTCAAAGGTCTCTTGCACCCTTGTCTACCAGTTCGCCGCAATGGGTGACAGACTTTGAGAAGGGGATCCTTGTGTTAAGCATGCTGAGCAAGAGCAGTTTCTAGGGGGTGTACCTGCacttttattactattttttgcTGCTACTAAGTGCCCAAATGGTCCAGTCAGCTGGTCCTAAATATCCTCCAAAAACACTAAAGGAACTTTCTGTTTGAACTAGCATTTAGGGCAGGGGTGCTGAAACTCCAGCTTGCAGACTTAATCGCACCTGTGTGGCACCCCGATCTGGCCCATGCTCCAGGAGGCATGGCTTAGTTTCCTCCAGGGGGCGTAGCTGAGGCTCCAAGCCCTGTCCCAGAAAGAATTCCCTGAGAGGGCATCCCCGTCgcagataacagtggggattccccgACTGGCATGTGCCAGCAG
Protein-coding regions in this window:
- the LOC134402126 gene encoding NACHT, LRR and PYD domains-containing protein 1b allele 2-like; the encoded protein is MAFNVFHFKSNGPEFERSVDHSTTHIKWHVSSLSPVGPVIKNYNPVHYHGVVILYKVVHEHPSLKLRVYVASNNSSFIKDVSKTVRRSINKFIKIEKPPCHKLLQGGKKYKLMSDPEAEITPEEIQFDDDSTLPEKPFFEVFLEQPMELTLSLMDLESEETVWKAKLRESDWILHNQNDNKLKRSTKSTRRRKSSTSLSEDELCNKRVKGNDATDGIKARTVLTDPQLMDLAKKMGKDWKVIGIQCLKLSIEDIEQITAKEEDVNMYKFMMLRKWRDSEQNNGTAQSLYECLKCEASYEVLEILKDFLEQR